A window of Kocuria sp. TGY1127_2 genomic DNA:
GGCGAGTTGCCTGCCCGCTTCGTGTGGAAGGACGAGCGCGCCGTCGGGTTCCTCTCAATTGCGCCGTTGTCCATGGGCCATGTCCTGGTTGTTCCTCGTGAAGAGGTCGACCATTGGGTTGACCTGCCTCAGGACCTTTCCGTGCATCTCATGAAGGTTTGTCAGACCATCGGGCAGGCCATCGATGAAGTTTACGACCCCGTTCGTGTAGGCCTGATGATTCAAGGGTTCGAAGTGCCTCATGCGCACCTGCACGTGTGGCCCACCAATTCGATCGAGGAATTCAGCTTCGACCAAGTGGACAATGATCCCGACCAGGACAGCATGGACGAGGCAGCTGCCGCTATTCGTGACGTGTTGACCAGAGCCGGGCATTCCGAGGCCGAAGTATCCTGAGACGAAGGATTTTCGGATCGGGTGACTCGGGGCGGCCCGACTCCACGAGGGAAACCGAAGTGCTCCAACTCATAGCTAAGCGGCATCACAACTCCGGGATAGCGGAGCGGCTCGTCATCACCGAGGGGTGAGTCGAGAAACACATGCACAGGGTTTTCGTGAAGCTCGGCCTGGCTGAATCCGACGATGCCCACGGGAGGCTGACCGCAGTCCTGCGGTATCTCAACCGCCGAATTGCGCCAGGCCGGCCAGTCTTCGAATCGTCGGAACCGTTATGCACGTCCTGACTGATTCAACATGTCGATAGCCTGCTTCTGCGATTTCCGGATCCGTTGGGCGGAGACGGGCCGTGAAGTTCCCAGCTCCTGAGCGAAGTAGCTTACTCGGAGCTCCTCGATCATCCAGCCGATGTCCGCGAGCTGAGCAGGTACCTCCCCGTCCACCGCGTACTTCTCGGCAGCGGAATCGTATTCGTCCTCGAGTTCCTGGACCTCAAGCATCAGCGTCGTGTCCTTGCCGACGCGCTCGCCGATCTTCGCGATGCGGCGACTCATGCCTTCAAGGTATCTCGGGAGATGGACCAAACGTTCGTAACCAGTGGAAGCCACGAAACCTGGGTACACGAGGTGCTCGAGTTGGGCTTTCATGTCGTTGAAGTTGTTGATAACGGCCAAGGAGGCTGAGGACTTGAGTTGTTTGCGCACCTGGTTGGCCTGTTTGAGGATCTCAGCAACCAAACTCGTCACCGTGAACACGGTATCGATGAGTTCGGCTCGGACTTCGTGGAACAGGCTTTCGAATTCCTGACGGGTGACGGGCGCGGTCTCTGGGGTGAGTTTGTCCAGCGCAGCAACGGTGCAGTCGGCGATCAACGAGTCGACCGAACCGTGGGGGTTCTGCGTGAAGACGATTTTTTCCTGGTTCTTCAGATGTTCCGACACGTATTTGTGGGGTGAAGGAACTCGTAAGGACAGCAAACGGATCGTTGCCTTTCGCTGTGCCCGATTCCGTTCGGATTCGGAGGCCAGAACACGCACGGCCACGGTCTCGCCTTCGTCGACCAGGGCTGGATATCCCTCGACCCGTTGCCCGGAAATGGTCCGGGTGATCTTGGGCGGAACGTCCGTTTCCGGCCAATCCCTGAGGCCAGAAACCTCGACGACACCCGCTCCCGGGGTGAGCCGCGTGGGGTCTTGACCGGAACTCGGTTTACTGCTTTTCCCCTGGAGCTTGTTTTGTGGAATCGGTGCCGGCTCGGGGGCACGCCCCTGTTCCGTCAGACGAGCGAGGGCTTCCGGAGAGGCCCCCAACGAAGCGGCCAGTGCCGACCGTATCTGAGGTCGTAGTTGCTCCTGTAAGGCTGCGAGATCCTTGCCTTCCCCGAGGAGTTTGTTCTTCGCATCGCGGACCTGGAAAGTTATCCGCAAGTGTTCCGGAACGGCGTCCCAGTTCCATGACCCAGAGGGAATAACGTGTCCCTTGAGCCGACGGAGCACCAGCTCGAGTGAGGGGAGCAGCTCGTCGTGTGCAGGATCGAAATCTGTCTCGAGCGCCTCGACCGCATCTCGAGCGACATCCGGTGCAGGAACAAAATTCTTGCGCGAGGCCTTGGGGAGGGACTTGATGAGGGCCGTGACCAATTCGTGCCGCAGCCCCGGAATCAACCACTCGAATGGCTCCTGAGGGATCTGATTCAAAAAGACAATCGGCACCTGGACGAATACGCCATCGGCTTCCGGGCTCGCACCCGGGGCCGCGGGCGCGAACTCATAGGAGAGATCCAGCCTGAGCTCCGAATCCGAAGTAGGCAGAACCCACGTGCGAGGAAATTGGGATTCGTCGTAGTCCCGGGCCTCTTCGTCGATGAGGTTCTCCGGGTTGAGGTCCAGAAGATGCTCATTCTGCGGACGAGTCCTCTTCCACCACCGGTCGAAGTGACGTTCCGAGACGACGTCCGCCGGGATCCGAGCGTCGTAGAAATCGAAGATCACATCGTCATCGACGCGCAGATCACGACGTCGAAGCCGCGCTTCGAGCTGGTCGATCTCGGCGAGGCGTTTTCGGTTCCGTTGGAAGAAACGATGACGCGTGCGCCAGTCGCCTTCCACGAGGGCCTTCCGAATAAACAATTCGCGGGAGAGCACCGGGTCGATACGCCAGTAGTTCACGGGTCGATCCGTGACGACCGGAACCCCGAATAGGGTCGCCTTTTCATAAGCCATCACGGAACCGCGCTTGGCCGACCAGTGCGGTTCGGAATAGGTCCGCTTGAGCAGCGACCCGGCCGCGTCTTCGACCCATCGAGGATCCACTGAGGCATTCACCCGAGCCCAAAGCTTGGAGGTTTCCACGAGTTCCGCAGAGACGATCCAGTCCGGGTTCTTCTTGAACAAACCGGATCCCGGGAAGATGGAGAACCGGGTACCCCGCGCCCCCTGGTATTCGTGTCTGCGCTCGTCCTTGAGGCCTATATGACTCAACAGACCGGTCAGAAGAGATCGATGGACGGCTTCCTCACTTCCCCCGACGCGAATCCGGCGCCCGCGGGAAACTCTGATGCCTGCCCGCGAACCAAGCTGCCGCAATTGCTCGTAGAGGTCCTGCCACTCCCGAACTCGCAAGAAGTTGATGAACTCGCGTTGACACATCTTCCGGAACTGGGAAGACGATAATTCTTCCTGTTTTTCCTGGAGGTACTGCCAGAGCAGGAGATAGCTCGAGAAGTCCGAGGTATCGTCTTTGAAGCGCGCATGGAACTGATCCGCTTGAGCCCTCTTCTCCGTGGGTCTTTCACGGGGATCCTGGATCGTCAGGGCAGCGGCCAAAACCATGACTTCTTTGGCCACGTCGTGATCTTGGGCAGCGACAATCATGCGTCCGAGCCGCGGATCCACCGGAAAAGCGGCCAGCTGACGGCCGACGGCGGTCAACGGCGAGGGCCTGGACTTTCGTTTGCCGTGTCCGCGTCGTGGCTGTGAATCGAATTTTTCCGGAGTCGCTTGGGCGGGCGCATCCTTGAGGGCTCCCAGCTCGCGGAGCACATTCACACCGTCGGAGATCGAACGCTTGGCGGGCGGCTGTACGAAGGGGAATCTTTCCATATCCCCCGGAGAGTGCACGACGCCGATCGACATCGTGTGGAGAATCACCGATGCGAGATTGGTGCGCAGTATTTCGGGATCGGTGAACTCGGGGCGGGAATCGAAATCTTCTTCGGAATAGAGGCGAATTGCTATGCCGTCCGAAACACGTCCGCAACGTCCGGAACGCTGGTTCGCGCTGGCCTGGGAAATTCGTTCGATCGGCAGACGCTGGACTTTGGTCCGCACGGAATACCGAGAAATCCTGGCGGTACCAGGATCGATCACGTACTTGATGCCCGGGACAGTCAGCGAGGTCTCGGCAACGTTGGTCGCCAGCACGATACGGGGTTTGCCGGAAGGCCGAAATACCCGATGTTGTTCTGCCATCGAGAGTCTCGCGAAGAGGGGGAGGATCTCGGTTCCGGCCAGGGACCGTTCGCGTTTGGACAGATCCTCGAGCGCGTCCGCGGCATCGCGGATTTCACGCTCTCCCGAGAAGAAAATGAGAATGTCGCCTGGATCCTCTTTCTTAAGCTCCAGGACAGCATCGCATACCGCATCCAAGGGGTCCCTGTCATCGACCTCCAGGCCGTCGCCGGTCTCGTCGTCCGAAGTTTCCGGAGAACCGCTCAGGGGACGATAACGAATCTCGACGGGGTACGTGCGGCCGGAAACCTCGATCACCGGCGCCGCGTCATCGGGCAGTTTCTCGTCCTCGGCACGTTCCTCGACTGGGTCGAAGCTCGGAGCAAAATGCCGGGCGAAACGGTCCGGATCGATGGTCGCCGACGTGATGATGAGCTTCAGGTCAGGGCGCTGGGGGAGGATTCGCTTGAGATAGCCCAAGATGAAATCGATATTCAAGGACCGTTCGTGGGCCTCGTCGATGATGATCGCGGAATACTTTTTGAGCAACGGATCATGCGGGATCTCGGCGAGAAGGATCCCGTCCGTCATGAGTTTGATCGCGGTCCGATCACTGACCTCGGAGGTGAATCGGACCTGATAGCCGACCGTCTGGCCGATTTTTTGCCCCAATTCCTCGGCGATACGCTCGGCAACGGACCTGGCGGCCAATCGGCGCGGCTGCGTGTGGCCGATGGTACCGGCCTCGTTCAGCCCGAGCTCGAGACACATTTTGGGGATCTGCGTAGTTTTGCCCGAACCGGTTTCGCCGGCGATCACGACCACCTGGTTATCCTGGATGGCTTCCATGATGTCTTCCCTGCGGGCAGAGACGGGCAAGGACTCCGGATAGGTGATGTGGAGAGGGACGGAAGCGGATGCTACGGGCTGATCAGACATATTGCGTCCCAGTTTACCGGCCTTCCGCACCGACGGGCACGGTCAGTCCCGCGGGGTCACCCAGTGGGCACGGATCCACCCGATGATGCGCTCGATTCGTGCCTCGTCCCGGAAGATGAGCGCGTCTGAATGCTCGGCCTTCGGCACGATTTCGAGAGCGGTCGAAATGCCGCGTCCCCGCAGCGCCCGGTGGGCGTCGCCGGATTGCTTCCACGGCACACAGGAGTCCGAATCTCCGTGAACATAGAAAACGGGGCGATGGTTTGGGCTGAGATCGTCCGAACGAGCATAGTCAATAGGGTGCGCGCGTGCCCACGCTGCCTCGGCCGGAGAACCCGGAGTCGCGGGGTACGACGAGCCGAGCAGACGTCGTTCTGCACCGTCGTCGTCGGGGTGATCTGCCGGGAAACCACATAGCATGCGGTCGTCGAAAATTGACCGGAGGTCGCTGACACCATAGAAACTCACGGCGCAGGTCACGTCGGTGGATTCTGAAAGGCCCCCTTGTCCCTCGAGGTAGGGGATACCGGAATCCGGCGTCGCGGCGAGCAGCTGGGCGAGGTGGCCTCCCGCTGAGGCCCCGGATACAGCGATTCGGGTGGGATCGATGTCGAACTCATTGGCTTGCGAACGGAAGAACCGTACCGCGGTCTTGGCGTCATTCAGCTGTGCAGGGAAGAACGACCGATGTGACAACCGGTAGTTGATGGAAGCCACCGCGAAGCCAGCGGCCTGAAGTCGCTCGCGCCAATGATGCTGTCCATTATCGGAATACAAGAGGGAAGACTTGTCCCCGAACCGCCAAGCGCCACCGTGAAGGTGAATCAGAAGTGGAGCGGGTCCAACGACCGGACCAGCCGGCGGGTAGAGGTCGAAAGAGCGATTGGCATCTCCGGGCTCTGCGTAAAATCCGCCGAGCATGTCATTTCCTCCGTATGGACCTGAATCGATACGAATTGACCCCGCCGCCGAGCGAACGGGACGGGGTCAGATGGTGCCCTCGATAGGATTCGAACCTACGACTTCTTGCTCCGGAGGCAAGCGCTCTATCCACTGAGCTACGAGGGCAACGCGTACCAGCATACCAGGAAATGCGGTCGGCGAGGACAACCCGACGCTCTACATTTTCTTCGAACGTTTTCCAGGAATCTTCCAGAACCGGGGAGTAAATAATAGAAGCGAGAAACATAGTTTCGCTAAATAGTCCGGCGTTTGGCACGACCAATGCGCCGGTTTCCTTCGCCCGAGGAGCAATCGCCGTGCACCTGCAACCCCGCGAACAAGAAAAACTGCTGACCGTTGTGGCAGCCGATCTCGCCAGGAGACGTCAGTCGCGGGGGCTCAAACTCAATTACCCGGAGGCCGTAGCGGTCATCACTTACGAATTGCTCGAAGGAGCCAGGGACGGACGAAGTGTTTCCGACCTCATGAGCTGGGGCGCCACGATTCTTTCCGTCGACGACGTTCAAGAAGGTGTCCCCGAGATGATCCCCGACGTCCAGGTCGAAGCCACGTTCCCTGACGGAACCAAGCTCGTCACGGTTCACCAACCCATTCGCTAGGAAAGGACTTTCATCGTGATACCCGGAGAATACCGACTCGCAGAGTCGCCTATCGAATGCAATTCAGGTCGAGAGACCATAACCCTCGACGTCCTGAACCGAGGGGACCGGCCCGTCCAGGTCGGTTCGCACTTTCACTTCGCTGAAGTCAACCGCGCGTTGGCCTTTGACCGGCACACTGCGCGTGGATTCCGGCTCGACATTCCGGCCGGGACCGCGGTTCGCTTCGAACCTGGCGACCGAAAGACCGTGAATTTGGTGGCCTTGGGCGGCGACCGGACCGTTTATGGGTTCCGCGACCTCGTGGACGGGCCGCTCGACGCCGCCCAGTCGACGGGGCTGAGGGACGAATCCACGCCGGCCCGTCACGAGTCGGCGGCCGGCGACGCCCCGGATCCGCTGCCCAGCCGGGACGACGACGACTATTCGAATCAAACGCGCTGAGCGCCTGGAAAGAACCGAGAAATTCTTGAGCTTTGAACTGAGCCGCGACCAATACGCGAATCTGTACGGCCCCACGACCGGAGATGCCGTGCGCTTGGCGGACACCGAATTGTTCGCCGAAATAGAACAGGATCTCACGACCCCGGGCGAAGAAGCCGTGTTCGGCGGTGGGAAAGTGATCCGTGACGGCATGGGCCAGAACGGTCAATTGGTCAGGGACGTCGGCGTTCCCGACCTGGTGATCACCAACGTCATCGTCATCGATTGGACCGGAATCTACAAGGCCGATGTCGCCGTTCGGGACGGGCACATCATGAAGATCGGCAAATCCGGAAACCCTCACACCATGGACGGAGTCGACATCGTCATCGGCGTTGCGACGGACGTTATCGCCGGCGAAGGAAAAATCCTGACGGCTGGCGGCATCGATTCTCACATCCACTTCATCAGCCCCGACCAGATCGAAACGGCCTTGGTCTCAGGGATCACGACCATGATCGGCGGAGGAACAGGACCCAGCGAATCGTCGAAGGCCACGACGATCACTCCCGGTGAATGGAACATTCACAATATGCTCCGGTCGTTCGAAGCGTTCCCGATGAATTTCGGGATTCTCGGCAAAGGGCACGGTTCGTCGGTCTCGCCCTTGAGCGAGCAGATCCGTGCGGGAGCCATTGGACTGAAGGTTCACGAAGACTGGGGTGCGACGCCCTCATCGATCAATACCTCATTGCAGGTAGCAGACCAGTACGACGTCCAAATCGCCATCCATACCGACACTCTCAATGAAGCCGGCTTCGTCGAGGACACCAAAGCGGCCATCGACGGGAGGGTCATCCACACCTTCCATACGGAAGGGGCAGGTGGCGGGCACGCGCCGGACATCATCGAACTGGCCGCGGAGCCCAATATTCTGCCCGCCTCGACGAATCCGACGTTGCCTTATACCCGCAACACGATCGAGGAACATCTCGACATGCTCATGGTGTGTCATCACCTTCGAGCCGACATCCCCGAAGACGTCGCCTTCGCGGACTCGCGGATTCGCAAAGAGACGATCGCCGCGGAGGACGTCCTTCACGACATGGGAATCTTCTCGATGACCTCATCTGACTCGCAGGCAATGGGCCGCGTCGGTGAGGTAGTCCTGAGGACCTGGCAGGTAGCCCACTCGATGAAAAAACAACGAGGCAAGCTCGCCGAGGACGAAGGAACCGCGGGAGACAATTTCCGCATCAAGCGATTCATCTCCAAGTACACCATCAATCCGGCCATCGCACACGGCGTTTCGGACTCGGTGGGTTCGATCGAAGAGGGGAAATTCGCGGATCTGGTCCTCTGGGAGCCGAAGTTCTTCGGGGCCAAGCCAGATCTGATCATCAAGGGCGGACAAATGGTCCACGGTCCCATGGGGGATCCGAATGGATCGATCCCGACCCCGCAGCCCCGGAATTACCGAAAGGCATTCGGAGCCTTCGGACAGGCGACGGCTTCGTCTTCGATCACGTTCCTGTCCGAGGTCGCGGTCCAGGCTCAAGTACCTCGTCTGCTGGGGCTCAACAAGGTCATCCGAACGTGCCACGGTATACGCAACCTGACTAAGGCTGATCTCCGATTCAACGGGGAGACACCGAAGTTGTCAGTCGACCCGGAAACCTACGAAGTCAAGGTCGACGGCGAGCCGATCACGTGCGAGCCGGCCGAGGACCTGCCTCTGACCCAGCGATACTTCCTATTCTGAACCGAACCATCCAGCCCAGGAGACAGCTCATGATTGTCACCCGCGTACTCGCTAACGTGCACGAACCCGACGGCCAGGCCCTCGTTGCGGACCGTCACGTCGAGAAAGTCGTACTCCCCAGCCAGGACCTGGTTAAACGGATCCAACGGCTGACCACGGACCATGGAAACGAATTGGGGCTCCGCCTTCCGTCTCGGTCCCCGGACCTCAAGGACGGGGATGTCTTGGCTGTCCCTGGAGAAGACGGCGACTCCGCGGTTATCGTGCGCGTCTTGCCAACGGACGTGTTGGTCATCCGGCCGATTTCGATCTTCCACATGGGTCGCATCGCGCACAGCTTGGGGAACCGGCATTTGCAAGCGCAGTTCTTCGACGAGAACAGCGAGTACGAAGCCGAGGTCATGGTCGTTCAGTACGACCACACCGTCGAGAGATTCCTCCACGAAGAAAACGTTGACTACGCGCGTCAAGAACGTGTGATGCCTGTGCCGTTCCGTCATGCAGAACACACCCACTGAACCGGAGGGCACCACGGCACTGACTCGTTTGATGGGTCTGATGCAACTGACGGATTCCGCGATACCGACCGGAGCCTTCAGTCATTCGCTCGGATTCGAAACGTACATGAGCCGAGGGGAACTGGACGACGAGGATACTTTCGCCGATTGGCTGCGCATGTTCGTGGAGCAACAACTGACGTACACCGACGCGGCGGCCATCCGTATCGTCTACCGTGCGTCCTGTGAAGAAGAAATCGTGGACCTGGACGAACTGATTATCGCCCAAGCCCTGCCACGGCAGATACGTGACGGGGGGATCACCATGGGGCGTCGGCTTCTGTCCATCGGCGCGGCCAGCTACTCGGGACGCTGGACCGAGGCCTACGCCCGGTCGGTCGATGACGGAAGAAGCCACGGCCATCAGGCCATCTCAATGGCAGTGCTCGCGCGTGACCTGGGGGTCCCGGAAGACGAGGCCGTTGCCTCTCATGTTTACGCCTCGGTGATCTCGCTGACACAGAACGCCGTGCGGGGGATCCCACTGGGGCAGAACGCAGGACAGCGAATCGTCGCAGCGCTGCAACCCGAAGTCTTGCGCGCTGTAGAAGCGTCCAGGCAGCTGAGGGCCGAAGACCTCGGGGCAATATCGCCTGGACTCGAGATTGCCCAAATGGCACATGAGCGTCAGCGTGCGCGCCTCTTCATGAGCTGAAAACACGAATTGAAGGAGAAGAACAATGGAACCTGTGATTATAGGGATCGGTGGCCCTGTCGGCGCCGGAAAAACACAGCTGATCGAGCGCGTCTCTCGCGCCATGAGCCAGGAGATACCCATGGCCGCGATCACGAACGACATATACACGATCGAGGATGCCAAAATCCTCGCCCGCAACTCAGTCCTGCCGGAGGACAGAATCATCGGGTTGGAAACGGGTGGATGCCCCCACACGGCCGTCCGCGAAGACACGTCCATGAACGAAGCCGCCATCGGGGAAATGAGGAAGCGGCACGAGGATCTGCAGATCATTTTCGTCGAATCCGGCGGAGACAATCTTTCCGCGACCTTCAGTCCAGAGCTCGTGGACTTCTCGATCTACGTCATCGACGTTGCTCAGGGGGAGAAAATCCCCAGGAAAGCTGGTCAAGGCATGATCAAATCCGACTTCTTCATTATCAATAAGACCGATTTGGCCCCGTATGTCGGCGCCGACCTGTCCGTCATGGAGGCCGATTCGCGGGTGTTCCGCCAGTACAAACCTTTTGCCATGACCAACCTGGTGACCGACGAAGGGCTCGAAGCCGTTCTGAAATGGATACGCACAGATGTCCTCATGATGGACCTTGCCTAAGTGAAAGATCGGGAGACAGCGGACAGCAGGGGCTGGGGCCGCCCGACGTCGTGCGGTGACTCGGCAGGACGGTTGCGTCTTGGAATCGATGTCCGGAACGGCCGGTCGTTCGCGGCGGACCAATACCACGAGAACGCCCTGCGGGTCCTCAAGCCCCTGTACCTGGATTCGTCGGGGCAAGTGGTCTACACCATGGTCAATCCCGGTGGCGCCTACTTCGGATCAGACGTCTACGAGATAGACATCGAGGTCAAGGACGATGCTTCCCTTCTCCTCACGACTCAGTCAGCGACCAAGGTCTACAAGACTCCGCAAGGGCCGGCACGTCAACGCATGCGCATTTCGCTCGGCCGCGGAGCAACCCTGGAATCCGTGCCCGACCAGCTGATCGTCTACAGGGAAGGACAGTACTTCCAGGACACCGTGATCGACATGCACCCTCAGTCCTCGTTGCTGACCTGCGAAATCATCACACCCGGATGGTCGCCCACCGGAGCGAGCTTCGCATACCAGGAGCTGCGCATGCGCACCGAGATTCGGGCCCGGACGGAAGGTGGCCGACGTCGGGTGGCCGTGGACCAACTTCGGATCAAACCGGGCGAGGGAACGGAAGTCTCCGGCGTGGGATTCATGGAGGGGCACAGCCATACGGGCCAGCTTCTCGTCGCGGATCGGCGCCTGGACGAGCGACTCTACGAGGACCTCGCGGACATCATGGACGCCTCGAACACCATGTCCGGGATGACTCGAGTCGGAGCTCAACGACAAGACGGTCTCGCGTGCTGGGCCATGAGAAGCCTTGCCCACAGCACCGCTGATATCCACGACCTGCACCTCGCCGTCGCGAACGAAGTCAGGTCGCGACTGCGCAACCAGGGACGGATGAACCTCCGTAAGTACTGATTGCCCTCGAATCACGCCTATTAGAAAGGGGAGAGTCGATGACGGATGTGTCTGCCTCGGCGCTCTACAGCCGCTACGTCACACGCAGGGAAAGCCTGCCTCTCAGGACCCGAGTCGGATTCACCCTGGGCGCCGTAGGTTCGCTTCATCTCATCGCCCTCGGTCTCTTGCTGACCGCATTCGTTCCCGGATCGCAGCCCTTGGCGCTCGGCGTCGTGCTGACGGCCTATGTCGCCGGAATGAAACACAGCTACGACTGGGACCACGTAGCCGCGATCGACAATTCGACGCGTAAATTCGTCGCCGACGGAAGGAATCCGGCGAGCGTAGGGTTTGCATTCAGCTTGGGCCACTCCATGGTCGTAACTCTCGCCGGAATCATGGTCATAGCAGGCGTGCACTTCGTCCACGGCGCGTTCGAGGAGGGGAGCACGGCGAATCTCGTGCTCGGGCTGATAGGAGCCGGTGTATCGGGTTTCTACCTGTTGGTCCTTGGTCTGTACAACAGCGGAATCGCGGTTCGACTGATCCGCAGGGCGCGGACGGGCCACAGATTGCCTCAGGGACATCGACACGATCTCGACGAAAACTGGGGCTTGGTATCCCGTTTGCTCAGAGGACCCCTGTCCAGAGTGCGCAGTCCTCGTGACATCTTCGTCATTGGTTTCCTCTTCGGCCTCGGATTCGACACGGCGACGACGATCGGACTGCTGTTGCTGACGGCCAGTGCGTCGTTGGCAGGGGTGCCTGCTGTCGCATTGCTCGGCCTTCCCTTTGCCTTCACCGCAGCGATGACGCTATGCGACACCTTGAACGGCCTCGGAATGATGCGGTTGTACTCCTCTGCGCTGGCAGACAACACGTCCCGAATACGATTCAACGCAACCGTCACCGCCGTCTCATCGCTCGCCGCGCTCCTGATCTCCATCCTCACGCTGGGTGGCTTCTTCCACGGACTCTTGGGTCTGAAGGATCCTGTGACCACGTGGCTGGCCGAGATCGACTTGGGTGACGCAGGATTGGTTCTCGTCGGTTGTTTCGTTGCAGTCTGGGCGGGATTTGCCCTGACGGAACGTCGGCGACACAAATCTGCCGAATCCGGCCCGTCGACAAGTGAACGGATCGGGGCCTGAACGTTCACATGTATGCGCCCCTTATCTCAACTGCTTCCGTCGTGGCTCGAGGCCTCGGCCAAATCTTCTTTGTCCGGAGCGCGCTGACCGGTCTGGGAATCGTCATAGGGCTTTCGTTCTCCTCGTGGAGCATTGCGGGACTCGTCGTGCTGGGAAGCCTCGTTCAGACTTTCGGTGCCTACTTCCTCCAGCATCGCCGGTCAGAGATCGATGACGGACTCATGGGCTACAACGGGGCATTGGTCGGTGCGGCCGCGGCGTGGGAGTTGGGCGGCACGTGGCCCGCGGTTCTTGTGACGGTAGTAGGCAGCTTCGCATGTATCCCCGTCCATGAAATGATCCGGTGGCTGTGGTCCTTGCCGTGGCTCCGGCGGTTCGACCTGCCGGTCTCCACCGCGCCCTTCTGCATCATTGCGGGACTCGAGCACGGTGCAATAGTGCCCCTGCTCAGAACCGAGTCGAGTGCGACTCCGGTGAGCTCCTTTTCCGGCTATGAGCTCGGACTGTTCCAGGATTTCTCGGAGGTCATCCTCTCAACGGGTCTCGTGACCGGCCTCGTGATCGTCCTCTCGTTGTTTCTCGGATCCTGGAAGATCGGTGTGGCTTCCCTCGCGGGCAGCGCTTTGGCTATTGGGTTCGGCATTGCCGTTCACTCTCCGACGGCGAACCTGAGCGCCGGGTTGACCGGCTATTCGGCAGTGTTGGCAGCGATTGCCCTGGGCGCCGTCGTGCTACCGGAGAGGCCATGGGGTGTGCGGGCCGGCGCCGTCGTCGCCGGCGTCGGGCTGACTTTGGCTTTCAACCATCTGTTGGCGCTCACGGGAGGCCCCGTGTTCACCTGGCCCTTCCTCCTCTCGATGTGGCTCGTCATGGTCGTGGTGAAGTTTCGGAAGGCCCGAATCTTTCCTCGCGCCGTCACGAAGGTGGAGTGAAAGACAATCCTTGTAGACTGGACGAGTGACTCCCGAAGAACTCTCCGATGCAATATCCGCGTGCCTCCACCAGGCCATCGACTCTGGGCAGCTCGAGCTGGTCGAGGGACAAGCCCTGCCAGAAGTGAAGGTCGAGCGTCCCAAGAATCGCCAGCACGGTGACTGGAGCACCAACATCGCTCTGCAGCTCGCCAAGCGTGTGGGCAAAAACCCTCGTGAGGTAGCCCAGGTCCTCTCGGAGTGGATCATCGCGATCGACGGCGTGTCCGACGTGGACATAGCCGGTCCGGGATTCCTCAACATTGTTCTCGACGCGGCCGCAGCCGGTGTTCTGGCGCAGAACATTCTCGAGGCCGGAGCGTCGTACGGTTGGTCCACCAAGCTCGACGGCATGCACATCAACTTGGAATTCGTCTCCGCCAACCCCACTGGGCCGATTCACCTCGGCGGCACGCGTTGGGCAGCCGTGGGCGACTCGCTGGCACGCATCCTGACGGCCAACGGTGCTCAGGTCACCCGCGAGTACTACTTCAATGA
This region includes:
- the ureC gene encoding urease subunit alpha, with product MSFELSRDQYANLYGPTTGDAVRLADTELFAEIEQDLTTPGEEAVFGGGKVIRDGMGQNGQLVRDVGVPDLVITNVIVIDWTGIYKADVAVRDGHIMKIGKSGNPHTMDGVDIVIGVATDVIAGEGKILTAGGIDSHIHFISPDQIETALVSGITTMIGGGTGPSESSKATTITPGEWNIHNMLRSFEAFPMNFGILGKGHGSSVSPLSEQIRAGAIGLKVHEDWGATPSSINTSLQVADQYDVQIAIHTDTLNEAGFVEDTKAAIDGRVIHTFHTEGAGGGHAPDIIELAAEPNILPASTNPTLPYTRNTIEEHLDMLMVCHHLRADIPEDVAFADSRIRKETIAAEDVLHDMGIFSMTSSDSQAMGRVGEVVLRTWQVAHSMKKQRGKLAEDEGTAGDNFRIKRFISKYTINPAIAHGVSDSVGSIEEGKFADLVLWEPKFFGAKPDLIIKGGQMVHGPMGDPNGSIPTPQPRNYRKAFGAFGQATASSSITFLSEVAVQAQVPRLLGLNKVIRTCHGIRNLTKADLRFNGETPKLSVDPETYEVKVDGEPITCEPAEDLPLTQRYFLF
- the ureE gene encoding urease accessory protein UreE, with the translated sequence MIVTRVLANVHEPDGQALVADRHVEKVVLPSQDLVKRIQRLTTDHGNELGLRLPSRSPDLKDGDVLAVPGEDGDSAVIVRVLPTDVLVIRPISIFHMGRIAHSLGNRHLQAQFFDENSEYEAEVMVVQYDHTVERFLHEENVDYARQERVMPVPFRHAEHTH
- a CDS encoding urease accessory protein UreF translates to MQNTPTEPEGTTALTRLMGLMQLTDSAIPTGAFSHSLGFETYMSRGELDDEDTFADWLRMFVEQQLTYTDAAAIRIVYRASCEEEIVDLDELIIAQALPRQIRDGGITMGRRLLSIGAASYSGRWTEAYARSVDDGRSHGHQAISMAVLARDLGVPEDEAVASHVYASVISLTQNAVRGIPLGQNAGQRIVAALQPEVLRAVEASRQLRAEDLGAISPGLEIAQMAHERQRARLFMS
- the ureG gene encoding urease accessory protein UreG, which translates into the protein MEPVIIGIGGPVGAGKTQLIERVSRAMSQEIPMAAITNDIYTIEDAKILARNSVLPEDRIIGLETGGCPHTAVREDTSMNEAAIGEMRKRHEDLQIIFVESGGDNLSATFSPELVDFSIYVIDVAQGEKIPRKAGQGMIKSDFFIINKTDLAPYVGADLSVMEADSRVFRQYKPFAMTNLVTDEGLEAVLKWIRTDVLMMDLA
- a CDS encoding urease accessory protein UreD, with translation MKDRETADSRGWGRPTSCGDSAGRLRLGIDVRNGRSFAADQYHENALRVLKPLYLDSSGQVVYTMVNPGGAYFGSDVYEIDIEVKDDASLLLTTQSATKVYKTPQGPARQRMRISLGRGATLESVPDQLIVYREGQYFQDTVIDMHPQSSLLTCEIITPGWSPTGASFAYQELRMRTEIRARTEGGRRRVAVDQLRIKPGEGTEVSGVGFMEGHSHTGQLLVADRRLDERLYEDLADIMDASNTMSGMTRVGAQRQDGLACWAMRSLAHSTADIHDLHLAVANEVRSRLRNQGRMNLRKY
- a CDS encoding HoxN/HupN/NixA family nickel/cobalt transporter, producing the protein MTDVSASALYSRYVTRRESLPLRTRVGFTLGAVGSLHLIALGLLLTAFVPGSQPLALGVVLTAYVAGMKHSYDWDHVAAIDNSTRKFVADGRNPASVGFAFSLGHSMVVTLAGIMVIAGVHFVHGAFEEGSTANLVLGLIGAGVSGFYLLVLGLYNSGIAVRLIRRARTGHRLPQGHRHDLDENWGLVSRLLRGPLSRVRSPRDIFVIGFLFGLGFDTATTIGLLLLTASASLAGVPAVALLGLPFAFTAAMTLCDTLNGLGMMRLYSSALADNTSRIRFNATVTAVSSLAALLISILTLGGFFHGLLGLKDPVTTWLAEIDLGDAGLVLVGCFVAVWAGFALTERRRHKSAESGPSTSERIGA